The genomic window CAATATCAGCGGTGTTGAGGTCTACAATCTCACGGCAGATGTTGTTGAAGGGGATCTAGTGGATTTCAAGGCTAATGTGAAAATTGCCTATACAGAATAGCAGCTAAGTTGAAATGACCGTGAACGAATATGGTGAGGCATTGTACTGATTTTCCGCACCTCACCATATTCTACGGTCATCTCCAATTAAAATGCAGCATGGACAGGGGTAGATGTATTCCTGCGGCGGGGCCCCCAATCCGTTACCGAATCCCGGCCTTTCAGAAAGGCCGGGGCTTCGACAGATTGGGGGGACCCCCAGACGTCTCCGCCGGCATCAGCTCCCGCTTCGCGGGTCGCTGGCCGGACGGACGACAGACACCGCCTTTCGGAACACATCTACCCCTGTTTTTTAACATTTTTAATGGCTCAAAAATATTGCAAAATCTCTTATGACGCATAAAATTAAAGTGGATTGGCAGATTATAAGTGTACAGCGATGCAAAGAGATCTTGTGATGGCGCTTATCGGAAAGACGATGGAGGAGTGACGGGAAGTGAAGGGAAGGAAGCAGGACCGGGCGTTGCCCTCTGCACATGAGATGCAGAAACAGATTTACAGCGAGATGGTAGCCCGGACAAAGCCAAAGCCACCATTGGTCAGGAACGTGAGCGGCGCTTTTTTCTTTGGAGGGCTTATCTGTACTCTGGGACAGGCTTTGTTAAATTTCTACCTTTCCATGGGGCTTACCGGGCCGGATGCCGGGGCTGCCGCGTCGGCCACTCTGGTTTTTTTGGCAGCTTTGTTAACCGGCCTGGGAGTATATGATTCCATAGCAAAATATGCGGGTGCCGGAACGATTGTACCAATTACCGGTTTCGCCAACTCAATAGTTGCCCCAGCCCTGGAATTTAAGCGAGAGGGAATGGTTTTTGGAGTGGGCCAGAGGATGTTCACAATCGCCGGACCGGTGCTGGCTTATGGTTTTATCAGCGCATGGATGGTAGGTTTGATAACCTATTTGTTCAAGTAGGGGGCCGGATACATGGCGGCAAAAAAAAAAACCGGAAAGCAGACCATAACTCTGCAAAACCCGCCCTTTTTCCGGGGAAATGCGGCGGTTGCCGGTCCCAAAGAAGGGCAGGGACCGCTGGGGAGAACCTTTGATGTGGTGCTCCCAGATACCTTAAACGGTCAGGCGACCTGGGAAAAAGCTGAACAAAAAATGCTTGCAAAAGCCTGTGAGCTGGCCATCAGCAAAGCAGGTCTGACAGTAGATGAGATAGATTTTATGATGGCCGGAGACCTGCTTAATCAGCTGATTTCAGCCAACTTTACCGCCAGGGACCTGGGAATACCGTTTATTGGCCTGTATGGGGCTTGTTCCACTATGTTTGAAGGAATTGCACTGGCTGGCATGTTTGTAGAGGGAGGATTTGCCGATTATGTACTGGCAGCTGCTTCCAGCCACTATGACACTGCGGAACGCCAGTATAGATATCCGACCGAGATGGGTGTCCAGAGACCCCTGACTTCACAGTGGACGGTGACCGGAGCCGGTGCGGCAGTTATCGGACGTGAGGGAAAGGGGCCGGCCATAACTCATGTCACTATCGGTAAAGTCATTGACCTGGGTATTAAAGATGCCGCAGATATGGGAAGCGCCATGGCGCCTGCTGCAGCAGATACTATAATCCAACACTTTAAAGACACGGGAAGGAGTCCTTCCGATTACGACCTGATTGTGTCCGGTGATCTGGCTGCGATAGGCAGGGCGCTGACCGAACAATTGGTAAAGCAGGCCGGTTATGATATTTCAAAGAATTATACTGACTGCGGTATACTTATCTTTGATCCGGCACAGGACACTCATGCGGGAGGGAGCGGCTGCGGCTGTTCGGCAGTTGTCCTGAACGGATATTTGATGAGAGAGATCATGGCCGGAAAATACAGAAGAGTACTGGGAGTGGGGACGGGAGCGTTGTTAAGCCCCATCAGCAGTTTTCAGGGTGAGTCTATTCCCGGTATCGGACATGCAGTAGTTATAGAATCAACTGCAAGCTTACGGAAATGACCGGGATGGAATATGGTGAGGGGTTATACCGATTTTCAGCGCTGACGCCGGAGAAATATAACCTTGTTCCTGGCGAAGCCACATACTAAACCGCCAATTCGGCCTCCTGCCTCAATGGCGGCTCCGCCATCCGTGGCTCCGGTCTGTGGCTTCGCTTAGCGGATCTGCGGTAATATTTCTCTCAGCGTCAGCGCAAGGAAAATCTTGTACAACACCTCACCATATTCCACGGTCATTTTCAGAGCTTGTAGTTGAAAATTACAAAAACCCGGTAGGGGGTTGAAAAATGGATTATGTTAAGGCATTTGTAGTGGGCGGAGGAATTTGTGTGCTTGGCCAGCTATTGATGGACCTAACCAGTTACAGGATTACTCCCGCACATATCCTGGTTGGTTTTGTGACCGGCGGAGTCGCTGTCAGTGCACTTGGGCTGTATCAGCCACTGATAGATTTTGCCGGTGCGGGGGCTACGGTTCCCCTTCCCGGGTTTGGACATCTCCTGGCCCAGGGCGCCATCAAGGGTGTTCAGGAAAACGGGCTCCTGGGGGCTTTTGGCGGAGGGGTTGAGGCTTCAGCAGTAGGTATTGCGGCAGCGATAATTTTCGGATACCTGATAGCGGCAGTTTTCAGTCCCCGCGGAGAGTGACAGAAGGAATTGGGGACCCGCTTGTGTAATAAGTGATATATCACTTACAACAAAGGGGGTCCCCAACAGTGGAGGGTTATCTGATTATCCTCAATAATTACCTGCATGACGTAGCCACTGCAATGATTATCTCACTGACACTGCTGATGACATATATTGCACGTCAGGTTGATGAGAACAGTTCACCGAAGGAAAAACAGTTCTTCATCAAGATTTACCGTTATTTTTCGCGACTGGCTGTTATCTCACTGGTATGGATACTGGCGGGAGGTATTCCACGCGTCATCGCTTTTAACCGGTATGAACTGCTTCCGGCCGAACTAAAAGGGATAGTGCCGGTTTTGATATTTAAACATTTCATCCTTTTTGGCCTGGTGTTTGCAGGCATATTAATCTGGAGAAGAATAAAACGGAAGGCAGTCAAAATGGGTTGAATAAATTAACTAATTTCTAAAACATATCCAGCATACTGTACAGCATCCGGAAGTCTTCATTGGTTACCGAGGTCTCCCAATGACCGGTGGCCTTGGCAACAGTAATTAACAGTACATATACTCCCAGCATAACTATGTGGAGGCTATATTTTTGCAGAAAGGGTTTTTCTGAACCGGGGATTCCCGGGATATGATATTTCAAGGCGCCGGCTGAGGGGCATTTTTCGATACAGGTCAGGCAGCTAGTGCATTCGGGGCTGATAATACGCTTAGAACTGCTGACAGCCAGTTTTCCGGGACAAGCCCGGTCACAGGCTCCACACCCTGTACAAAGAGCTTCATTGCGGGAAATTCGTGATGGGCTCAGCCAGCCCAGGATGCCCATCAGAGCGCCATATGGACAAAGGTAGCGGCACCAGAAATTCTCAATAATAATAGACATAATAATCAGGAAGGCGAAAACAAGGAACCCGGTCATTGTTATGTTCAGGAAAAATTCCAGCATTTTAATGTCAGACATTTTGTTATAGGGTGAGTTTACAAAGGATGCGGCTGCTTCAGGTGACATCATCAGAAAAACGCTGCCCACAAAAAATGCCAGCAGAATATACTTGATACTTCTCAGAGGGATGTCCACCCAGCGGGGCATCCTTATTTTTTTGCGAAAAAGCTTTAGTCCAACCTGGCTTAACATTTCTTCAAGAAAGCCAAAGGGACAAATCCAGCTGCAGAATGATTTTCTAAACAGGAAGGAAACAACAAGCGCTGCCAGCAGTAAGGTGACTCCAGCGGGATGGATATTGTCAAAAAAGCCGGTGCCAAGCCAGGAACGCAGTCCCACCAGAGCGCTTAAAGGGATAAAGGCCTCAACTCCGGGAGGGCGGACCGGGTTCCCGGAAAAGCCTGATGATTCCAGGAAGCGGTAAAAATTGAGAAACTGCCATCCAATATACAGGGACAGCAGGACAAAAAAAGCCTGGACGTGTTTTCTTAAACCTATCTTCCGGTATTCTGAAAATTTCATAATGACAATGGCACCTCCAGATCAGTAATAGTTATTTTAATCACAAACAGTTCCGGTATTAATTCTAGTACTTATGATAACATTCGACAACCCGCAAAATATGTTAAGATGCTTTCGGTAAAGTGTGATATCTCTCACAAAGGCATAATTTTTCGCCGGAGACAGATAATATCTGTGGGGTGATATTTTTTTGAGACGGAAAAGAGTGATTGTTGTGACAGACGGAGATCTGGCAGCCGGCAGGACGGTTCAGGTGGCGGCAAGAAATATCGGGGCCCGGTTTATTTCGCTGACTACCGGAAACCCTACCCCTATTTCCGGCCCGCAGGTTGTTGAACTGATCAAGCAAACCCCTGCAGATCCGGTAGTTATCCTGGTCGACGACAAGGGGAGATCCGGACCCGGCTGTGGTGAAAGGATATTGAGATATGTGGCGGAACACCCTGAAATAGATATGATTGGGGCGGTGGCGGTAGCCTCAAATACAGCGTTTACGGAAGGAGTTAAGGTTGATGAATCAGTGGCCTGTGACGGTACCATCATAGCCGGGCCGGTGAACAAACTGGGAATTCCGGAGAAGCTAGGGAATAGATATCTTGAGGGTGATACGGTTGATGTAATCAATGAATTGGACATACCGGTTGTCATTGGAACCGGGGATACCGGTAAAATGGATTTTGCCGATGATTATCACAAGGGAGCTCCGATTACCACAAAGGCGTTAATGGAAATACTTAACAGGAGTGAGCGGGACAAATGACGGAAACTATGGCCCCTATACATGATGTCAGCAAAAGATATGAGGACAACCTGGATATCCTCAAAGAAGAGCTTGGCATAGGCAAGAGCTATGATATTGGTTTGAGAGAATTCAGGATTGGCGGCAAAAAGGCTGCTATTATCTTTGTGGATGGTCTTATAAACGACCTGCCCATTGCAGAGATTATGCAGAATTTCGCCTGTCTGGAAAGGGAAGAGATTGTACCTGATACCTTGCAGAAGCTGGTTTCAAGGTATATTACCTATGTAAAGGCCTTACCCACTGATAAACTCGAAGACGTAATTTCAAAGGTTCTGGCCGGATTTATCGCTCTTATGGTTGACGGGATGCCGGAAATAATCCTGATTGAGGCCCGGAAGTATCCTGCAAGGGGACCCGAGGAACCCGATATCGAAAGGGTCGTCAGGGGCTCCAGGGATGGATTTACCGAAACTATCCTTTTTAACACAGCGCTGCTGAGGAGAAGGCTGCGGGACCCCAGGCTGCGGACAGAGCTGCTGACAGCAGGGGCCCGCTCCAAAACCGATATATGTGTGGCCTATATTGAAGATGTAGCTAATCCTGAGTTAGTTGAAACGATCAAAACAAGGATTAAGGATATCAAAATTGACGGTCTGCCCATGGCTGAAAAATCGGTAGAAGAATATATCACAACGGGAAACTGGAATCCACTGCCACAGGTGAGGTATACGGAAAGGCCCGATGTGGCTGCAGTACACCTCCTGGAGGGACATGTCCTGGTAATTGTGGATACATCACCTAGTGTGATTATTGCCCCGGCAACTTATTTTCACCACCTGCAGCATGCGGAGGAATACAGGCAGAATGCCACTGTCGGTGCATACCTGCGCTGGGTCAGGTTTATTGCGGTATTTAGTTCAATCCTGCTGCTGCCGCTGTGGTATCTGGCCGCCAATAATCCTCAGCTGCTGCCCGAATCCCTGAAGTTTATCGGTCCCTCCAAAGTAGCCAAGATACCGTTAATCTGGCAGTTCATGATCGCTGAAGTGGGACTTGATATGCTGCGGATGTCTGCTATCCACACCCCATCGCCGCTGGCAACAGCACTGGGCTTGATTGCCGCCTTTATGCTGGGGGATGTGGCCATAACTGTAGGGCTGTTTAACCCGGAGACAATCTTATATATGGCTATATCTGCTGTTGGGACATTTGCCACCCCGAGCTATGAACTGGGCTTGGCTAACAGGCTGTTTAGGTTTGGCCTGCTGATAATGGTGGCTCTCATGGG from Phosphitispora fastidiosa includes these protein-coding regions:
- a CDS encoding dodecin family protein, which produces MYVKVVEVIGESESSWKSAVQNAVKDASRKFDNISGVEVYNLTADVVEGDLVDFKANVKIAYTE
- the spoVAC gene encoding stage V sporulation protein AC, which produces MQKQIYSEMVARTKPKPPLVRNVSGAFFFGGLICTLGQALLNFYLSMGLTGPDAGAAASATLVFLAALLTGLGVYDSIAKYAGAGTIVPITGFANSIVAPALEFKREGMVFGVGQRMFTIAGPVLAYGFISAWMVGLITYLFK
- a CDS encoding spore germination protein; translated protein: MTETMAPIHDVSKRYEDNLDILKEELGIGKSYDIGLREFRIGGKKAAIIFVDGLINDLPIAEIMQNFACLEREEIVPDTLQKLVSRYITYVKALPTDKLEDVISKVLAGFIALMVDGMPEIILIEARKYPARGPEEPDIERVVRGSRDGFTETILFNTALLRRRLRDPRLRTELLTAGARSKTDICVAYIEDVANPELVETIKTRIKDIKIDGLPMAEKSVEEYITTGNWNPLPQVRYTERPDVAAVHLLEGHVLVIVDTSPSVIIAPATYFHHLQHAEEYRQNATVGAYLRWVRFIAVFSSILLLPLWYLAANNPQLLPESLKFIGPSKVAKIPLIWQFMIAEVGLDMLRMSAIHTPSPLATALGLIAAFMLGDVAITVGLFNPETILYMAISAVGTFATPSYELGLANRLFRFGLLIMVALMGLPGLLAGVAGIILLLTLTKPFGIPYLWPLIPFNGKALLSILLRSPVPMHNFRPSILKPKDSTRQPNFNAARKPVQKNMQKNGQKNGHKIRKHDSEPE
- the spoVAE gene encoding stage V sporulation protein AE produces the protein MDYVKAFVVGGGICVLGQLLMDLTSYRITPAHILVGFVTGGVAVSALGLYQPLIDFAGAGATVPLPGFGHLLAQGAIKGVQENGLLGAFGGGVEASAVGIAAAIIFGYLIAAVFSPRGE
- the spoVAD gene encoding stage V sporulation protein AD; its protein translation is MAAKKKTGKQTITLQNPPFFRGNAAVAGPKEGQGPLGRTFDVVLPDTLNGQATWEKAEQKMLAKACELAISKAGLTVDEIDFMMAGDLLNQLISANFTARDLGIPFIGLYGACSTMFEGIALAGMFVEGGFADYVLAAASSHYDTAERQYRYPTEMGVQRPLTSQWTVTGAGAAVIGREGKGPAITHVTIGKVIDLGIKDAADMGSAMAPAAADTIIQHFKDTGRSPSDYDLIVSGDLAAIGRALTEQLVKQAGYDISKNYTDCGILIFDPAQDTHAGGSGCGCSAVVLNGYLMREIMAGKYRRVLGVGTGALLSPISSFQGESIPGIGHAVVIESTASLRK
- a CDS encoding 4Fe-4S binding protein — encoded protein: MKFSEYRKIGLRKHVQAFFVLLSLYIGWQFLNFYRFLESSGFSGNPVRPPGVEAFIPLSALVGLRSWLGTGFFDNIHPAGVTLLLAALVVSFLFRKSFCSWICPFGFLEEMLSQVGLKLFRKKIRMPRWVDIPLRSIKYILLAFFVGSVFLMMSPEAAASFVNSPYNKMSDIKMLEFFLNITMTGFLVFAFLIIMSIIIENFWCRYLCPYGALMGILGWLSPSRISRNEALCTGCGACDRACPGKLAVSSSKRIISPECTSCLTCIEKCPSAGALKYHIPGIPGSEKPFLQKYSLHIVMLGVYVLLITVAKATGHWETSVTNEDFRMLYSMLDMF
- a CDS encoding stage V sporulation protein AE — its product is MRRKRVIVVTDGDLAAGRTVQVAARNIGARFISLTTGNPTPISGPQVVELIKQTPADPVVILVDDKGRSGPGCGERILRYVAEHPEIDMIGAVAVASNTAFTEGVKVDESVACDGTIIAGPVNKLGIPEKLGNRYLEGDTVDVINELDIPVVIGTGDTGKMDFADDYHKGAPITTKALMEILNRSERDK